The Arachis duranensis cultivar V14167 chromosome 9, aradu.V14167.gnm2.J7QH, whole genome shotgun sequence genomic sequence tatctttttatctacacaattcatttaattttaaaaaagaatttttattgTCTAAATTTATCGACGATAAATATGTcgatattataaatattaaaataaattacatatGCATCCATCgattttaaagaaaaagcaTTCTCATTTCTCAATGCACTACCCGCAGTGCGACTATAATATAAAAACGTTTTAAGGTAGCTAAAATAATAGACATCATTTTATAAAGCCGAGCGTAGCATCTAATTATTCACGTCAGTTGTACGTTTAAAATTGTCCTAATGACTAACATGAgtcatattcataaaatttgaaactagctaaataaaaataattaaaatttagagattAAATTGAGATTTCTTACgtataaatttaaatactaaattaagtATTATTTCTAccttttcttaaattttatacatttttagTTTACAAataaactatttaaaaaatatgttttgatATTTCAAAAACTaagcaaataattaaaaataaattgataaaatttataaattatatttattatttattaagcaTCAACTCTATTTGATATATAGAGTTAACATTGTTTAGAAATTTTCTCAAAGTTTgactattttgaaaaacttaGCGAAAATGATAGTATACTCACTTAGAAAATTTCTTTAGAATGATAAATCTATGTGTCTATAAAGTCAGATTTTTAATTTCTAGTTAATGAAATTCTGTTCaccgtaaaataaaaaaaaaaaatcaaacggaTTCCAATGAAACAAtttttctctttatatttcatttttgtattttaatttattacctcttctaattttttcttttggacTGAAATGAGTCAGGAGACATGAGTTATCTctcaaagaataaaaaaagagagattcatatttaaatttttattctccACATCTTATCTCAATAATATGTATTATTTCttaggaattttttttaataaagaataaaattaggTCAAGACTAAAAATTTATACTTAATGgataactttttttataaactttttttgattcaaaaaaaaataatctttactCTTTACCgaaacctttttttttaacataatattACTCTAGTTCTAAATTCTAACACATTAATTCTTTTTTAGTAATCCGCAGGTGGAGGTGGAGATGGACGTGGAGGTTTTGGAAAGCAACATTTTCGGCATGACTCTGGCGACATCGAACGGCAGCAAAGAGTACACCATTTAAAGACTTTCTCCCACGCCTTTCATATATCCGTGTCCTTCCAATTCATTTAATCTAATATTTAATTCCGATTTTTCTTCCATATATGCTGCAAATAGATAATAATTCTTTAAAAAGTTATTGAGAAATTAAAAGTACCAATTaatttagtaaataattagaatttttttaattaaatcatcAATATTCCAAAATATTGattattaagaattaattagttCGGTTCAACCAAATCTTTGttgaagaacaaaaatattatatacaacTAAANATTTAATACGGTGGATTAAAGAAATAGAAGTcgcttaacaaaataattaatgataAAGGTGATTGAAATATTTTgtagaaattatattaaattactcttttattttaatccatgacaacaataaaaaagttTTGTATCTCACAAATTCAGCCTAACAAAATACATagattcaattataattttaatttttattatcttatcttatctttttgttatttttttatctcatcttatttttacttttatctttctttctttaaattccacattctctctttctctcatcatcaattcatcatcatcattcaaaaaattctcttttttttctctgagGTGATCAAGAGAAGAAGAGTTTGCTTATCCATATTGTAGATCGTCTTAACAGAAGAGGGAGGGTACTGGTTTGCGGAGGCATTTTGACTTCTGCGAGCTTAGAATCCTCTCTCCTTTGTGTATTTATTTGTGAATATAATTCATAGCTGTTGCTGTTGGAGGCTCCTTTCCTCAAGGGGTGCATGTAGCAGCATCAGTGTTTGGTGACCTTGTTTCAATTGATAATTTGGAGGAAATTTCAagttaaaaaagagaaaaagatatTGACTATTTGAGACTGGAATAATGGGTTCTGTTTGTTGTTGTTTGAGTGTTAATGATTTTGAAGATGATATGAATCCAAATAGTCCTGTATACCGGAACGGTGGGTGCATCAGTTCCGTCTTACAGAACTTTTTGAATGCGTATGCATCAATATTCCGTAGAGGGGAAATGCAGGCAATTCCTTCATCTATACAGGGGGCAGCATCTATGACTTCCACAGCATCACTTGATAATTCTCTATATGACATGTACCGCTCTCCTCCAAGGCCAATGCCTTATGATGCAGACCCAAGGCATTTCCGCTCTCAGCATGATAGACTAGTTTCACGACGTGAGAGGGGTTCAAGTCATGTGAATGATGAGGCAGAACCTCTAAGAAGTGATCTAGATGAGGATGACCAACAATCTTTAACTTCAAGCAACGAGTGGCATGAACATGCCAGTGAAGATGGATCCAAAGAAAACCATTCTAAGTCTTTATTAAGGCTTTCATCAGCAGAACCTACCACTGGAGTTGGACTTGTCTATTCGTCCTCAGAAGAGGAGGATTGCTGTCCAACTTGTCTTGAAGAatatactgaagagaatccgaAGATAGTGACAAAATgctctcatcattttcatcttggttgCATTTATGAGTGGATGGAGAGAAGTGACACCTGTCCAGTTTGTGGGAAGGTGATGGTATTTGATGAAACGATGTAATCTTGAGTTAAAAGTTTTGTGTCGTAGATGAAGCCAGCAACAAAGGAAAGCAAAGATACAAATACAAATTATAGACATtgtgaatacttcagattaagcCTTGTCATGTACATAAGTATATATACGAGTTTGCTTAACCATTATTGTGAGTTCAATATCATCCATGTTTCTATTGCCAAAACTTATTATGAGGAAAAAGGATAAGGCAATTTTAGATGGAAACTTTCTCATGGTTTCAACAGTTTCTCTTTTCAAgaatttctttcttctcttttaatttgatcCTAGTGCTCTTGCAATTTTACATTTGACCAATAATGCATTTTGCAGATAAAATGAACTCTGCAAATTTTagggataaaaaaaaagataaaaataaaaaaataagataagaagataacataaaaataagataagataagataataaagactaaaattgtaattgaatttatatattctATTAGATTGAATTTGTAGAccacacaattttttttattattgtcatggactaaaataaaagagtagtttaataaattatataaataaaattatttctatagaatgatatattatttttatttaatcttcATTTTTAATGAAGGGAAGAATTAGGGTAAATCACAGTAATAAATCAAGGGGAGCAAAATTTTACACAAATCCGCAAAACCAAAATCTGTTTCGTGAATCCACCAATGCACATTTATATGTAGTTCGAACCAACTTGATTCGAATTCCATTTctacataattcgaaccaaataggttcgaattatacacaaacacatgcacacactaattcgaaccaaATAGGTTCGAATTATACACAACACACGcgcacacactaattcgaaccagcttggttcgaattacacacataGTAATTTCTAtgctgttaaaaaattaataatttattaaaaaaattttattaaaaaaattaataatttaaaaattaaaaaaatatatattttatttcatacattaaaaaaagctaacaaaatatttaattacgagacttctttaaaatatttgtgatttatcaattcgaatttcatacaatactcttttgtccatttttaatagctcacgaatattttttaataaatttatttaaattatactacaaaaaatattttatcctatgcaaaataatttaaaaaaatggcttaaaaaatgttaggagtactatacAAATTTATAATGTTCTAATAACTTAGGTAAAAACATCCatgtactcaaattttaaataaaatactcgacatagtcaataataatttagaaatgaaagaaaatatttattccatacaaaacaattaaaaaatatattttattctaatacaaaaaatttttaaaaatggcttaaaaaatgttatgagtactataaaagtttgtaatattctagtgatttaggtaaatacatgataaaaatattttttctttaagatctaaattattattgactatgtagagtatttctaTAATGACCTAAGTCAAAcatatattacaaatttttataatactccTAAATTATATGGTGATTCGAATCATCATATATTACAAATTcgtaaaaatttgtaatatcctaatgacttaggacattaaagaaatactctacatagtcaataataatttagatcttaaagaaaaaatatttttatcatgtatttacctaaatcactagaatattacaattttttatagtactcataacatcttttaagctattttttaaaaaaaaaaagagtattgtatggaattcgaattgatagatcacaaatattttaaagaagtctcgtaattaaatattttgttagctttttttaatgtatgaaataaaatatatattttttaatttttaaattattaatttttctaataaaatttttttaataaattattaattttttaacagcaTAGAAATTACtatgtgtgtaattcgaaccaagttggttcgaattagtgtgtgcgTGTGTGTTGTGTATAATTCGAACCTATTTGGTTCAAATTAGTGTGTGCATGTGTTTGTGTATAATTGAAACCTACTTAGTTTGAATTATGTAGaaatggaattcaaatcaagttagttcgaactacatataaatatatacattgATAGATTCACAAAACAGATTTTAAATTGGCGGATTTGTGTAAAATTTTAATCCCTTAgtttattattgtgatttaCCCGAAGAATTATGTATCACAGCAGAAGATATATATGTAAGATATAGAATAATGTGTCCAGGATTTAGAGCGTAAAAAAATAGATAGATAGCGAGAAAAAGATGTTATTGTGAAAGAAAAATTggattgtaaaaaaaaaaggacacGCGTCATCACATATCTATTGGTTATTTACTAACTACTTTATGTATAAGGTGTGTTTTGGAATACTGATTAAGGTGTGTTTTGGAATACTGATACATtaaatttattctaataattttttttttggaataaagAATTATATTAGTTCTTAatgtttgaattaaattttagttttgtttaatgATCTGTATAAACGTAACACATTTAATAAGTACataattattttgttcattttaaACATATCTATTATTAACAATATATAGATACAGattaattattaacaaataGTCGCATACAGCAATGCGCAAATTGATCACCTGCTTTATAGCCAGAGAAAGTATCAGAAAAATCACTGGCAACTATTTTTGGCAACTATCTTTGAAGGAACAATAACAACCAAAGCTAAGAGTCCTAAAATGACTATTGAATATTTTGAAGTCATTTTTAGTAGATGAACTAACATTAGATGAAAAAATATGTGAAAATGATCAAGAGAAGGATAGTTTATATAGAAGAGGAGAAAGACCATGGGGACGTGCATATAACcggaaaaaaaaagtcaaaagagTAAACACTAAAAACTATGCTAGCcaaatttgtaattaatatACGTATacgttaaaattataaaattaaaacattaattGGGAGAAAagtcaaatttgtaattaatacggataaaatagattataaaaaattaattactcaaattaatctctaaagattttaaaaacggaTATTTTagtcctaaaaaaaattaatacacatatcaatttttaaagttttattcCAACAGACAAATTAgtttacaatttatttttcgGCAGAATAATTATCCAAATTAGTCctcaagaattttaaaaatgaaaattttagtccaaaaaaaaaattaatacacagatcaaTCTCTAACGATTTTTTCTGTCAGACATAACAGTCTCCCGTccattttacttttactatatctcaacctttattattattattattaacttagCTTTGTGCATGTGGATGAGAATTTTTTTTcgttataaattattaaaaataattattttccgAAAACCCAGTTTTGATCTTTATTTACAGGAATGCACGctttttttagtaattagaGCAAGTTCGCCGTATCCCACGGCGAACTCTATGATTTTCTTGGAGTTCGCCTTAACCCATGGCAAactcaatatatattatatagtcCCCCCTGGGCGAACTCTACGTGAAGTTTCCCCATAAAATGACCATAACAACGAAGTTGAGTATCAAAATTTGTTCTCGACAATCATTTTGGTTGTtgaatatctcatttttttacaATGACAAGAAATCCACTGTTATCCATTCATTACGATGCAGAAATAGTGTATGATGAAGAAGGTTCTATCATTTTTAGATCGAACCAACCAATATTTACCCATTTGACAGTAGAAATCAATTGTTTAAAGCTGTTAAAGAATCTAGTATTACTTTCCGTTGGGATGCAAGAGACAAAGAAGGTAAAGAAAATCTACTACAGATATCCAACCGAAATAGATGGTACCTTAATTTATAAAAGGTATGTCACAACTGTGTTGTTTATGCTGTTGGTATATTTGTGTGAAAACGCTTGTGATAAAAACGTTATGTTATTTTGAATCAGGTATCGTCTGCGGGATGACGAAGACGTACGTCTTATACGGTCTTGGCACAACCGTTGGGCAAATGTTCATCTGTTGGAGTTAGCTGTGTTCCTCGTCAATTTGGGTGGCCAAGGATCGTCTGCGGATACTGTCGATGAAAGTCCGTTGAGTGGGCCTGTAAGACGAAATATCAGGCGGACAATGGTGGATCTGAATATGGCTCCTGAAGGTAGTCAAGAAGGGTCTAATGTTGAAGTGGACAATGCTGAGTTGGATGACGGCATTGAAAGTCACGATGGTTCCGCTGTGAGGGATCCGATGATGGACCAGTATGAAGCTAACCCCGATGATGGAGACGATGCCGAAGAAGAACCAGCTGAAATTCCTGATGATGGTTACGATGAATAAGAGATGAACTTTTACGGTGACACACAAATTGTCCTGACACAACCCGCTATTTCGCAACCGTATGATCGCCCAGACCACTTCTCTAGGTTGAATCTCGAGACAATGACGTCCGATTGGTCCTTTACCTAGGGAGGCCCTGAAGATGATCCAAGGAATGAGTTCGAGGTTGGAGAACATTTtcagaacaaggaagaagtcaTTTTGGCTGTTAAGACGTATAGTATCAGGAGGGCTGTGGAGTACAAGTGGCCATTCATGCTCGAACTCAACCATGTAGGCCACATACTCAAACACGGCTCGTCTGAGATATGGCCTAATCACCTCCGGTGGCCTCGTCATCAAATTCTTCCTGGTGCGCAAGATCCGAGACGCCTACCAAacagaaagataaaattaaaaacaaaacaaaaaatagcgTCAACTCTAAACAGCACAAGTCCACTGTTTCATAATTAAAGAGAGATAAATGACAACGATATTGAATCATACCACTCGATCAAGTCTGCCAGCAATGTGCTCGGCCTGATCTAATCTGTAGAGGGTCCCCTCGTATCCCAATAACTGCTGCTCCATCTAACCACAACCAATTTAAACAACATAACATGTACTTATCAGCATTTATTTCACATTAACGAAATTTGTAAACAAACCTATttgataaaccctaaactacCTCACTCTCACTAAAACCCTAGGCAACCTTAACCTATTACTCACTTAACCCTACGGTCTAACTTAATTTTATTAAGATTTGACTAACAACTTCAACCAATTTTTTTGACTAAACTAACTAACAACATACTAATTCACATATTAAAAACATTCAACAACCACCgaataacataaaataaggaGTAAACAATAACTCTAACTATAATTAGCATGCAACcattaaaataagaaataatagTTAACTCTAACTAATATGAGAAAAATTACTCAAACTAACATATTAATTACTAACTTCAAACTGCTGATGCTGTGAATACCAAATCTCTTAAATGCCGGAATACAGAAAGTTCTAACAGAATAAAAATTGGGAGAAGGTGTGAAAAGAAAAGGACAAGGGACAATGGTCCCACTTCCAATTTATAATACGCCGAACTTTGCATAGAGTTCACCGGGGGTATGGCGAACTTGttctaattacaaaaaaaaaaaacgttcaTTCTTGCAAATAAAGATCAAAACTGGGTTTCtggaaaataaatatttttaataatttgtaaCGGAAAAAAACCTGTGGATG encodes the following:
- the LOC107464351 gene encoding E3 ubiquitin-protein ligase At3g02290-like — translated: MGSVCCCLSVNDFEDDMNPNSPVYRNGGCISSVLQNFLNAYASIFRRGEMQAIPSSIQGAASMTSTASLDNSLYDMYRSPPRPMPYDADPRHFRSQHDRLVSRRERGSSHVNDEAEPLRSDLDEDDQQSLTSSNEWHEHASEDGSKENHSKSLLRLSSAEPTTGVGLVYSSSEEEDCCPTCLEEYTEENPKIVTKCSHHFHLGCIYEWMERSDTCPVCGKVMVFDETM